GTCCGCACCATCGAGAATCATATTAGCCGGCTTAAAGAGCGAGGTATCGTATCCCGCATGGGCAGTAAGAAAACGGGCTACTGGAAAATTAATTGAGAACGGTTTCGTATAAATACGGATAATCATCTATATTTGTTCCCCATTCTCTTTTATAGAATCTGTTGGCTTCACATTTATTGTATGTGATGAATAAGGGAAAATTTTAGGCATAAAACTTCGTATTAATTTACTTTCCATATCAAAAAAACATTGTGCGACAGAATCGTTAAACAAAGTGGGGTCTAATGGATATAGGGCATGTGGGTTATGATAAATCATAACTCCTTCACTCCATGTTTCATTAGCATTCTCATCAACATAATAATTAACAACATCAGGTTTATCAGCATTTTCATTATGATTATAAATTGTCATTGTGCGTACTAATAAACTATTTCCATTCCCCATTCCAGCCTGTCTGCCTATCCTGTTAAATTTAGACAATGTTGCTGTTGATGAAAAGATTATAGCACTAATATTTTTATTAGCTTCGTCTAACAAGAATCCTGCAGGAATTTGTGTCCCATTACTTTTTTGGAAAAAATCTATTTTTTGGGGATTAATAACTAATTCTCCTGTTTCTGAGTATTTGTAGTCGTTGTACTTATATCCATATAAGTATTCTACTAATGAATTAAATGACCATGTCATAGACATCGTGTCATGGAAATCCGCAATAGCTATAAGAAAAGGTTTATTTTGGACATGCTTCTTTTCCCAATATTTCTTTTTTGCCTTATCATAAATTGCGCTTCCAAACATCAAAGGAACATTATTTTTTAATTCCGAATTTATTTCATCCGGTGATTTAGGCGTGTAATCAGTGATATTTTTTATATTTTCAGGTTTCCTGCTTATTGTTACTGCTTCGATTGCAATCTCTTTATCCATTTTATTTACAATAAAATCAGGGGCTTCAAAATCTCTTTTAAATGAAAAAGATTGTTCTCTAAAGAAACAAAATAGATATAATTCAAAAATACGAGAGTCAAAGCCATTTAATGATTGAAATTGGTCTATAAAATTCCCGTCAATATCTTTGTAATGGTATGATATTTCTTTAATAACTTCTTTTGCACTTGAATGAAAATCAGATTCTTTTAACAATTTATAGTGAGGATGTATTATTTTTTCATTATCCAAATCTTTAAATAAATCGAAAAAATCACTATAATTATCGTGTTGAATAATAGTATCCTCATTAAATGATTGCTTAATCCATTCTCTTGCTTCCGTAATAGTTTGCATATCAACATTAACCTTCACTGCTCTGTATTGCATAGATTTATCTCTTGATAAAATCCCAGCAGAGTAATTATTATCAATCAAATCCAAACAAATAAAACCAATCAAATCGCTACCATCTGTATAATACTCCAACTCTTTTGTAATCAACCTAACAAAAGGTTCTCTTGAGAACAGAGCTATTATGTCAAAATATTTTTTGGATAAAGGAATTAAATCTTTCATCTCACAGTACTTTAGAGTGTAACTTCGGACTACAACTTGTAGTTCTGCACAAAATTAGTCACAAATAAACACCCAGTAATAAAATACTGGGTGTTTATTAGCATATTCATTTCAAAGATTTATTCTTCCTTGTTGTTGTCATTATTGAACGATAGCGAAAATTGCTGCACCTGACCGAAGCTATCCTCGATGTACACGTCGATGACCTGTTGGCCGGTAGTTCGAGAAGTGTAATACAGCCTGAACTTTTCTTTGGTGAGCGGATAGCGTTCGTTGGGCTTGAAGACTGTACCGTCGTCCATCTTTAACCGTCCCTTACCATCGGGTTGAAAGTACCTTATGGAATAGCGGGTGTTTGCAAACTTACCCTGCCGTTTGAGCGTGCAGCGTATCTCTACCGTCTGTCCTTTGATGATGTTCTTCTGCACGGGCATCGTTTCCACGGTGAACGGGTACGCCTGTTGAATATCCAACTCGTGATTACAAGCAGACAGGCAAAACATGGCGAGGGCAAGCAGCTCCGTCACCCAAATTGCGTTTAATACTTTTCGTTTCATTGTATCCTCCTTTCTCTTTTTAGTGTATCATCCATTTCAGTCCTGCCCCGAATTGCGCATGAAACCGCCCGGTAGATGTGCCCCACAGCACCCGTTCGCGGGCAGTCAGAAGCAGCACGATACGGTCGGACAAATACGTCTCCATTTCGAGGGTGAGTGCTCCGCCATAGACAAAGCCGTCTTTGTTCCGAAGAGTAGCCCCGTCGAAGAGCGTCTTTTCACCCCAATTGCTTGTTTCGTATCCGGCAAGAGCGGATGCTCCGAGCGAAAACAGCAGCGTCTTACCGGGCGTAGAAAGAAAATTCAGGAAGTAACCGCCTTCTCCTGTGAACTGGCTGACGGGGATTCGATTCGCTCTGTACGGATAATACTTGTTCAGGTGCTCTGCGCCAAAGACCCACTGATGGCCGCCTTTAGAGTATGTGGCCATCGACAGTCCGAAAGAATATCCTAACTTATTCCTGCTATCCAGACGGTGCATACCGTCTACCATTCCTCCTGTTATCCGTATGCCCTGCATGCCGGGCAGGCAGCGTTGGGCGTAAGCCTGATTCGTGGAAAACAACGTCCACAGAACCGAGAACATAAATACCAGCTGTTTCATAGACTCACTTCACTTTTAGTTCACTGATTACACGGGCTCTCACAAGATCGGTATTCTCTACGGTGAACGACTGATGGCGTCCACCGTCTTTTTCGTGCAACTCGACCACAAGATGCTTATCGTCGGGAATGGTAAACTTCGGCAGCGTAAAAACGGTTCGCTCCGTTCTCTTTCCTCCGGCACACATCAGATGGTTATACGCTCTGAGCGGGGCAATGACCTGTTCCTGAACAGCGGTGCGCTTGACTACCTTTTTATCGATGATTTTGAACGTGATGTAATCTACGTCGAATGGCACATGGGAAGCGTTTTTCAGTTGTGTATGGAAATAGAGCAATCCGTTGTGCGTGTAAATCCCTTTCAACGTAAATTGGATGCCGAAGCGTTTACTCCCGATATGTTTTATCTCACGCCTGTTGTTTTGATGGATGGATTGCATAATCAGCCTGACGAGCAGGGGCGACTCGTTCCCTAACTCTTTCAGGTAAATATCCATCGCATTGTTCGGGCGGTTCACCGCTTCGCCATCGCGGATAAAGTCGGCCATCTCGATGCTTAACTTGACCGGTTCGTCGGCATACTTCACGTTGAACGTGTAATAGGCTCCATCTTCGGTAATCACCGCCAGATTACTCTCACGGGAGAAATCCCGAAGCGCGGCCTTCACCCGCAGTACGTTTTCCGCCCCGTCGGCTTTGGCGGCCAACAGGTCGGCGGAACCCAAATCCACGTAGCGAATCGCTGCCGGGAAGATGATATGCACGGTTTTGGAGAACGTAACCTCCAGCGCATACGGCGGTATCATGCGGTTAAAGGTGAGCGGGCGTGTCAGCCCTTCAAAATAATCTCCTTTGGAAGGAGAAGAGAGCGTGTCGGCTTGCTGTGCTTGCGCCGTTGTGATGCACCCGATAAGAGCGCATGCCAAAAGAATTGATTTCATACGAATTTGGTTTTAATGATTTTCTGTTTGATACTGTTTGGATATTTTAGTGGCGGATTGTCTCCTTGTGATTTTATGTTTTGGGGAGCAGTAATACTTTGTATCCCGCTTTCAATGTAACCTTGACTTCACGCATCTTTTTGCCGATGTATTGCGAAATGCCCTGCATGGCGTTTCGTCCCAAATCGGCAGCCAGTTGCGAACCCGCATTTCCCCCGATGGTAATGTTGCTCCCCGTAGAGGCTCCCATGTTGGCAGCAATCTCTTTGGCGGCATTGATTTCGGTCGAGTTAGGAACAAAAATGCCTTGCACTCCATCGATGTCGTACACCTCCAGTTCGACCGGGATTACGTTATCGGCATACTGAATGGAGCTGATGGTGATATGCAGGCGTTCGCCTCCGAGCTTGGAGCTCCCGATAAGGATCGTATTGGCCGGTATCAGGAACTGTCCGGCTCTCATCGATTCCAGCAAACGCAGTTGTAGCTCTTTGCCGTTGGACAAGGTTACGGTGCGATATACCGAAGCCCGGATGCTGTTCTTTTCCGTTACGTCTTCCTTTCCGGCAACGGTGATAAAGCTCATATTGCGAGGCCGGGCATACTGTTCCAGAAACGCTTCGTCTTCCATCGGAGCGGATAACAGGGTAACGACGTCCGGCCGTACTTGCGATACGGGGAGAGAAACAGCTTTTTGCGGGAGTTTACCGCTTGTATTGACAGCCTCTTCCGATTGTGTTCCCTGTTGTTCACCCTCCGTTACAGGCTTTGCTTGCGATGCCGCCATATACTTCGCCGCAATCGCATAGGACTTCTCAATCATGTCAAGTTGTTGATCGGTGGAAGATTTTTCTTCCAATTGCCTTTCTAACTCCTGAACACGATACTCCAAGGCGAGTTGTGTCTGCTCGTCCGCTTCTTCTGCGGGTTGGTCGTACCAGCTGCTTAATTGACGGTTGATGTTCTGATAAGCGTGTGCCGAAGAGCGGAGGCCTTCGCTATTACGGGGATTGCGACCATCCGTATAACCGGATGCGTTGTTCGCTTCCGTTACACGGGCATCTGTTACATAATCGCCGTGTTCTTCTTCCGTAAGGAGCGAAAAGTCTTGCAGCGTACGCATCTTTTCCTGCTGCTTGCTTTGCATGGCTTCCCGTTCGTAAGCTTCCCGCTTATCCCCGACAATGGCTTCATCTTTCGGGATAGGCAGTTCGGGATTGAACCCGTCGGACTGCGTATTCTCTTTGTTGCCGGAAGGAGCAAAAATGAACCACATCGCTCCGGCAAAAATCAGGAAGAAGAGCGGGTAAACCAGCATCTTTTTCCGCTTCTGAATCTCTTGCGGAGTAAGCTCCTTTCCGGGTTTATCCGCCTTCTTCTTTTGCTTCTCGACAACTTCCGCTTTCGGGTCGTTGCCTTCATGTTCTTTATTCATCGTGGAATGAGTTTAATTGTTTTTATACTGTCTGTTTGCGATTCCGGTTTCAGATACCTGATGCGCTCTATCGATATATTCCGCTTGCCTTTTCCCAGCTCATAAAGAGAAGAAACGGTCATGTAGAAGGCCAGCATTCCGAAGAGGACAAGCAGGAGAAGTACCGTCCTTATCCGGCTTTGGGGAGACATCTGTTCCAATCGAGAGCGTACGTATCGTTCCGTCCGTTTTTTCAGGATTGCGATGCTGTTTCTTATCATGGCTTACCGGTCTATGGTTCGTATATCCCTGTTCGCGATGATTTCGAAACGTTCCATCATGAACCCGTGCGGGTTATTGTCGCTACGGACGGAGTTACGCAGGTCGCAACGGGTAACGAGGCTTCGCTCCGTTACGTTGCTTGCCCGGATAATCCTCTGTGTGGCATAGACCGTTGTCCTGTAGGGATAAGTGTCGAAGTTGCAGGCAACCGAATCGACCCGGAGCATCTGATGGATATTGCCGGCCACAATCCGGTTGTAATACCCTTTTTCCTGCATATCCTGATAGTAGCGGAAAGCGCTCTTGTCGACCAGAAAGAGGGCCCGGTTGATGTTCGATTCGATGGCATTTCTGTCGGGCGAAAGGGTGAAAAACAGTTCGTGAAAACGTTTGACATGCTCACGGGCTTCGACCGGACGGTTCTGTGCCAAATCCTGCGAAAGCGCCAACATAAGCGACTTGCCTTCATCCAATACATAGATTTTCTGCCGCTGGGCTTCGGCAAAGGAGTAGGAACTCCAAACCGAATACCCGGTAATTCCGGCACATAAAAGGACAAATACAAAGACCATCATCCGTATTTGTCTGAAACTTGTTTCGATATTCTTTAAGCTTTTGAACTCCATAGTTTTTGTTTTTGATTTTACTTACCGAGCAACCGGCCTCCTACATTTCCGAGTGTGGCTCCCGCGACTCCGCTTGCCACCCCTCCGGCCTTGCCTGCCGTTTTGTTTACCGCGCTGCCGTATGCTCCGGCCCCTCCGGAATGGATAATCCAACCGGCAACCGTTGGGATCGTAAAGTAGCCGACGATTCCGATAACCAGAAAAACGATGTAAAGGCCGTTCGATCCGTCGGGAACGTAATTGGGGTCTTGCAGCAGAGCAATATCCTGTTGCAGCATCAAGGCCTGAATCTTCGACAGGACTGCCGAAAAAAGGTCGGCCACGGGTAACCAGAGATAGACCCCGATGTAGCGTGCCAACCACTGGGTGAGTGTCGCCTGAAATCCGTCGTAAACGGAAAAAGCAAAGGCTATCGGCCCTAATATGGACAGTACGATGAGAAAAAACGTACGTATCGTGTCGATACTCAAGGCTGCGGCATGGAAAAGCAGTTCGAAAAAGTTTCTGACAACCTCCCGAAACCACGTCTTGATGTCGTACCAAAGCCTTTCTCCCCACATACCGATGATTTCGGGAGTATCCATGATACCCAGGTCTTTCATCTTCTGGTCATAGGCTTCGTCATCGACCAGCCACGCTTTACCTTCCCGCAACCGGGCTTCGTAACGGAGCTGGTCTTTCTGTTGTTGCAATGCCTGCACATCGGTTATCTGGCTCTCCATGACGGTATGCGATCCTTTGACGATGGGACTCATCACGGCGTGAATGCTTCCCAAAACAAGTGTCGGAAAAAACAGGATGCACAGGCCGATCGCAAACGGACGCAACAAAGGAAACACGTCGATGGGTTCGGCACGCGCGAGTGCCTGCCAAACCCTGTAGGCCACATAGAACAAAGCTCCGAGACCGGCTAAGCCTTTGGCTACGCCGATCATGTCGGAGCAAAGCGGCAACATCTCCTGATAGAGATTGGCAAGAAGCTGATGCAGATTATCAAAGTTCATGTCTTCTTCTCTTTTTTGAGTTACCAGTAACGTTCGGAAGGACTGCCATACAACGCCAATACCCGTTTCATGTCATTTTTCTCTTTTGCCCGGATGTACGATACCGAGATACTTTTCCGGGTATAGTACTTCGTCAGGTTGCGGTACTCCAACATCTTGTTGTATATCTGGTCGATGGCATCCATCCGCTCCTTGTCGGACAGCGATAGCCCATTGCCCTTGGTTACGATGTTTTTCAAGTCCGAAACCAAAGCGCCTCCTTCTGCCAACAGTTTGGCATATCCCGTAGAGATCGCCGTCAATTCATCGGGAGAAAAATTCGGGTCGCTTACCATCTTGTTGAATCCGTTCACGTAGATATCCGTAATTTCGCTCACCATTTCGATGGTCAGCTTCACCTTGCGGGCATCTTTAATCAGGCTGTGTACGGACTTCAGCGCGTCGTAATACTCTTTTCCCTGCTTGTAGATTTTAATGCTTTCATTCAGGTTTTTAATCATATTCGCTGCCGTAGAAGTTCCCTGCACGGCGCTGATGATGTTTTGTACCAAATTGGTCGGGTCGGTTACCACCCACTGTGCTTTGGCCTGATAGGAACACACGGAAAGAGCCGCTACCAGACACGATAAAATAATTCGTTTCATGTTCTTTGATTTTTAATAATTGATAATGATTCGTTTCTAATAAAAGGAAGTTTACAGGCTTTCCCTGCCTTGCCGTTCTCTTTCGGCCATCTGTTTAATCGCCAACTCCATATTGCCGTCCAATTGTTCGGTCAGACGCAACACTTCCAGTTTTTCAGACTCTTCGGTCGTGTACGTGTAATACTCTTCCAAACTAACCTCAGTGGCATAAACCGCCGATTGTACACCGCCCAGCCCAAACCACACCTCCTTATATTTACGGCTGGGCACATTCGACATATTGATGGAAAGGATCTGCGACTTCTCCTTATCCGTCAGGCCGAGTAAAGCCTGAATGCTGTCGAACTTATTCATGTATTTGCGCTGGTCAAGCAGAATCTTACAATCACTGTTGTTAATGATACTCTCCTTGACGATAGGCGAGGCGATGATATCATCGACCTCCTGCGTCACCACGATAGCTTCACCGAAAAACTTGCGGACGGTCTTAAGTAGGCTAAGCACCCAGCGCCTTATCATATTTCTATGGTAGGTTTCCAAATGCTCGCCCCCGAACCGGACTTACACCTCTCAGCGTATCCGGCTCTCCACTAATTTCAGTCTATCTTTCCGTCATGTATCTTCTTGTGACAACTCCTGCACACGGCAATCGTCTTGCGTTTGCGGGCAATCATGTGTCGTTCCCAGCTTTCCTTACCCTGCAAGTTTTTTAGTTTTCTTACATGGTGCATAACAAGGTCGTCTGTCGCTCCACATAATTCACACTCACGGGCTTTCAGTCTTTCAACAAGGCTTGTCCGCCCCGCAGTATAAATTGTTCGTGGCATAATGTCACATTCCGATTTATAGGTGGGCTTCTTTCGTTTGAAGCCACCGTCGTAAAAGTATCTTTCCTTTACACCTGTTTTAGTCATGTGTTTTATGATAAACCTACCGTTCTTACGATATTTTTTGTTTACCTCACGTGTGCGGCACTTGTATTTGCCTGCAAACGTTTTGTACATGCTGTATTCCATGATGTACTTGAAATTATTCAAGGCATGGGCGCAGTTGTTGGCTATGGAGTAATAATTAGAGACCTTTGCACGGCGATTAGTGTGTATTTTGTTTGTTAATTCATTGTATAATAGGGAGTTATTTTGTATATTTGAGTATTAAAAACAGCATAATATTCCTCCCATGGCATACCAATCCAAGAATACCGATGAACATGTAACATTTGCAGACGCACTCCTTTCAAAGCGTTATCGCAAAGCACAAAACGACTTCCTCAATCAGGTTGACAGGCTTATCGATTGGTGTCCGATCAGGACGCTGATCAACAAGAAATACACGAAGCGACAAAATGCCATCGGCGCCCCGGCTTATGACGTGATTCTCTTATTCAAGATGTTGCTTTTGGAGACATGGTACAACCTCAGTGATTGTGCTTTGGAGGAGCGCATCAATGATTCAATCACCTTTTCCCGATTCTTGGGGCTGAAGATGGAAGAGGTATCTCCCGACCACAGCACCATCAGTCGATTTCGTTCGGCACTGACAGAGTTGGGTCTCATGGACAAACTATTGGCGCAGTTTAACAAACAACTTTCGCGCCATCACATTTCGGTCAGGGAAGGGGTGCTTGTCGATGCAAGCCTTGTGGAGACGCCGCATAAACCCAACGGAAGCATTACGATTGAAGTCGCAGACGACAGGCAAGACAATCGGAGCGAGGCGGAAAAAGAGGCAGAGGAGGATTATCAAAAACAGGTTGTCCGCCGGCGTAAAGGGACGGATGAAGAAGCCCGTTGGGTTTACAAACAAAAGCGTTATCACTACGGATACAAAAAGCATTGTCCGGCCAATGTTCAAGGCATTGTTCAAAAGGTGATAACAACTGCAGCGAACCGCAGTGACACGAAGGAGTTTATTCCGCTATTGCAGGGTGCAAACATACCTCAAGGCACAGCCGTCTTGGCGGACAAAGGATATGCTTGCGGGGAAAATCGTTCCTACCTGCAAACCCATCACCTTCAAGACGGCATTATGCACAAGGCACAACGCAACAGGGCATTGACCGAGGAAGAGAAGCAAGGAAACAAAGCAATCGGTCCGATACGGAGCACCATCGAACGCACCTTTGGCAGTATTCGGCGGTGGTTTCATGGCGGACGATGTCGATACCGGGGACTTGCCAAGACCCATACTCAAAACATTCTTGAAAGCATCGCCTTTAATTTATACAGAACGCCGGGGATAATTATGTCCTCATCCGTAGGATAAGGCATAACCCCCCTTGAGGAGCTCGTGCAAGTAGCTCCTCAAGGGGGGATTTACAACTACTTTCACTCCTTACTGCCACCCCTTTCACTCGCTCCTTTTATGCCAAGAACTCCTCTTCCCTCCATCTCCTTATTTTTCAAAGGTCTCAAGACGTCAGTTCGGCGTAAGAAAACGCCAATGTATTCGTTCCCTGATTAGTGGTTAACGCACTAACATTTTGTATGTTATAGGTTGTACCGTTCAGGCAATTGTATAGGGGGCAATCCTGCTTTTGCTTGGATCGAACCAACATTGAAATTCGGATTGCTTTTGACAGAATGTTGCAGTCCGCACAGGAAGATGGGCTATACCATAGGGCAAGATGGCGGTACTCCGTAGAGGATGACGGGCTACCCCGTATGGCTCTTCGAGGTACGCTGTAGAGCTCTTCGAGGTACGCTCTACAGCGTAGCGAGCCGAGCCGTAGAGTTCCGCTCCGGGAGCCGTAGAGGTAGGTGGCCGAGCTGAGCCCTAGAGCCCGGCGCGGTGAGCCCTACAGCGTAGCTCGAAGAGCCGTAGAGCACAGCTCGGTACGCTCTACGGCGTAGCCCGAGTCGCTGTAGGGCGTAGCTCGACCCCCTTTCGGCGTATGTTCCGAACGGCTATAAAACAATGCGGATTCGATCTGAAGAAAATATGCAATATGCTGTTTGTCAGCGTATTTCATTTCTCGGTTGAGAAATTTCAGCTTCGAGAGGCTTCGACATCCAATGAGACGTCAAACTTTTTCCCTTTCATTTTCTGATTCGATTATAGTCAATATCCCAACAAAAGAGAGTTGGCACCATATCGCTTACATCGAACTCACGTCTAAGGGATCCCTATCGAGACTCCTAAGGGATCTCCATCGAGACTCCCAAGGGATCTTCATATTATCAAGTATGGAGGCTTTATGGTATAAAGGGGTAAGACTTTTAAGTATAAAGTGCTATGTTCTCTCGCCGGTGAATATTCGGCCGGAACAGGCAGGCATATGGAAGGCGTGGCAAGATTGCTCCGAGGGGTGAACAAAAGGGGATATTTTTCGGTTAGAGAATATAGAAGTCAATAATCATCGGGTTTCACTGTGTAGGCCCGAATAATAAATTACAGAACAATGAAAATAAGCGAAAACGTAACTAAAGCGATCAATGACCAAATCAAGGCCGAAATGTGGTCTTCAAACCTCTATCTGTCCATGTCTGTGCATTTTGCGCAGGTAGGGTACAACGGCTTTGCTCATTGGCTCAAAAAGCAGAGCCTCGAGGAAATGGAGCACGCCTACGATATGATGGACTACCTCCTGAAGCGTGGCGGTGAGGTGAAGATAGAAGCTATCGATGCCGTGCCCCAGAAGTTCGGCTCTGTATTGGAGGTATTCCAACAGGTGTACGAACACGAGTGCAAAGTGACCGAAATGATCGAGGCTGTCGTAAGGGCTGCTTCCGAAGCCGGAGATATGGCATCACAGGACTTCTTCTGGAAGTATATCCGCGAGCAGGTAGAAGAGGAAGCCACTGCTGCCGAAATCGTCGAAACGATCCGTCTCTCTCAGGAGCAGAATCTGATCTTCATCGATCATCAGCTCGCCCGGAGATAAACCCCGCCTGCCGTTGGCAAAGGTCGGTACCAAAATAAAGAGGCTTCCTTCTCCGTCCCGAATGGACAAATGAAGGAAGCCTCTCTTATTGTATTTATGAGACCTTTGAAAAATAAGGAGGTGGAGGGAAGAGGAGTTCTTGGCATAAAACGGAGGGAGGGAAAAGGGTGGCAGTAAGGAGTGAAAGTAGTTGTAAATCCCCCCTTTGAGGAGCTACTTGCACGAGCTCCTCAAGGGTGGTTATGCCTTATCCTACGGATGAGGACATAATTATCCCCGGGGTTCTGTATAAATTAAAGGCGATGCTTTCAAGAATGTTTTGAGTATGGGTCTTGGCAAGTCCCCGGTATCGACATCGTCCGCCATGAAACCACCGGCGAATACTGCCAAAGGTGCGTTCGATGGTGCTCCGTATCGGACCGATTGCTTTGTTTCGTTGCTTCTCTTCCTCGGTCAATGCCCTGTTGCGTTGTGCCTTGTGCATAATGCCGTCTTGAAGGTGATGGGTTTGCAGGTAGGAACGATTTTCCCCGCAAGCATATCCTTTGTCCGCCAAGACGGCTGTACCTTGAGGTATGTTTGCACCCTGCAATAGCGGAATAAACTCCTTCGTGTCACTGCGGTTCGCTGCTGTCGTTATCACCTTTTGAACAATGCCTTGAACATTGGTCAGACAATGCTTTTTGTATCCGTAGTGATAACGCTTTTGTTTGTACACCCAACGGGCTTCTTCATCCGTCCCTTTACGCCGGCGGACAACCTGTTTTTGATAATCCTCCTCTGCCTCTTTTTCCGCCTCGCTCCGATTGTCTTGCCTGTCGTCTGCGACTTCAATCGTAATGCTTCCGTTGGGTTTATGCGGCGTCTCCACAAGGCTTGCATCGACAAGCACCCCTTCCCTGACCGAAATGTGATGGCGCGAAAGTTGTTTGTTAAACTGCGCCAATAGTTTGTCCATGAGACCCAACTCTGTCAGTGCCGAACGAAATCGACTGATGGTGCTGTGGTCGGGAGATACCTCTTCCATCTTCAGCCCCA
This genomic stretch from Porphyromonas gingivalis ATCC 33277 harbors:
- a CDS encoding DUF3872 domain-containing protein; translation: MKRKVLNAIWVTELLALAMFCLSACNHELDIQQAYPFTVETMPVQKNIIKGQTVEIRCTLKRQGKFANTRYSIRYFQPDGKGRLKMDDGTVFKPNERYPLTKEKFRLYYTSRTTGQQVIDVYIEDSFGQVQQFSLSFNNDNNKEE
- a CDS encoding conjugal transfer protein TraO, with translation MKQLVFMFSVLWTLFSTNQAYAQRCLPGMQGIRITGGMVDGMHRLDSRNKLGYSFGLSMATYSKGGHQWVFGAEHLNKYYPYRANRIPVSQFTGEGGYFLNFLSTPGKTLLFSLGASALAGYETSNWGEKTLFDGATLRNKDGFVYGGALTLEMETYLSDRIVLLLTARERVLWGTSTGRFHAQFGAGLKWMIH
- the traN gene encoding conjugative transposon protein TraN, whose translation is MKSILLACALIGCITTAQAQQADTLSSPSKGDYFEGLTRPLTFNRMIPPYALEVTFSKTVHIIFPAAIRYVDLGSADLLAAKADGAENVLRVKAALRDFSRESNLAVITEDGAYYTFNVKYADEPVKLSIEMADFIRDGEAVNRPNNAMDIYLKELGNESPLLVRLIMQSIHQNNRREIKHIGSKRFGIQFTLKGIYTHNGLLYFHTQLKNASHVPFDVDYITFKIIDKKVVKRTAVQEQVIAPLRAYNHLMCAGGKRTERTVFTLPKFTIPDDKHLVVELHEKDGGRHQSFTVENTDLVRARVISELKVK
- the traM gene encoding conjugative transposon protein TraM, with the translated sequence MNKEHEGNDPKAEVVEKQKKKADKPGKELTPQEIQKRKKMLVYPLFFLIFAGAMWFIFAPSGNKENTQSDGFNPELPIPKDEAIVGDKREAYEREAMQSKQQEKMRTLQDFSLLTEEEHGDYVTDARVTEANNASGYTDGRNPRNSEGLRSSAHAYQNINRQLSSWYDQPAEEADEQTQLALEYRVQELERQLEEKSSTDQQLDMIEKSYAIAAKYMAASQAKPVTEGEQQGTQSEEAVNTSGKLPQKAVSLPVSQVRPDVVTLLSAPMEDEAFLEQYARPRNMSFITVAGKEDVTEKNSIRASVYRTVTLSNGKELQLRLLESMRAGQFLIPANTILIGSSKLGGERLHITISSIQYADNVIPVELEVYDIDGVQGIFVPNSTEINAAKEIAANMGASTGSNITIGGNAGSQLAADLGRNAMQGISQYIGKKMREVKVTLKAGYKVLLLPKT
- a CDS encoding TraL conjugative transposon family protein, whose protein sequence is MIRNSIAILKKRTERYVRSRLEQMSPQSRIRTVLLLLVLFGMLAFYMTVSSLYELGKGKRNISIERIRYLKPESQTDSIKTIKLIPR
- the traK gene encoding conjugative transposon protein TraK: MEFKSLKNIETSFRQIRMMVFVFVLLCAGITGYSVWSSYSFAEAQRQKIYVLDEGKSLMLALSQDLAQNRPVEAREHVKRFHELFFTLSPDRNAIESNINRALFLVDKSAFRYYQDMQEKGYYNRIVAGNIHQMLRVDSVACNFDTYPYRTTVYATQRIIRASNVTERSLVTRCDLRNSVRSDNNPHGFMMERFEIIANRDIRTIDR
- the traJ gene encoding conjugative transposon protein TraJ; its protein translation is MNFDNLHQLLANLYQEMLPLCSDMIGVAKGLAGLGALFYVAYRVWQALARAEPIDVFPLLRPFAIGLCILFFPTLVLGSIHAVMSPIVKGSHTVMESQITDVQALQQQKDQLRYEARLREGKAWLVDDEAYDQKMKDLGIMDTPEIIGMWGERLWYDIKTWFREVVRNFFELLFHAAALSIDTIRTFFLIVLSILGPIAFAFSVYDGFQATLTQWLARYIGVYLWLPVADLFSAVLSKIQALMLQQDIALLQDPNYVPDGSNGLYIVFLVIGIVGYFTIPTVAGWIIHSGGAGAYGSAVNKTAGKAGGVASGVAGATLGNVGGRLLGK
- a CDS encoding DUF4141 domain-containing protein; this translates as MKRIILSCLVAALSVCSYQAKAQWVVTDPTNLVQNIISAVQGTSTAANMIKNLNESIKIYKQGKEYYDALKSVHSLIKDARKVKLTIEMVSEITDIYVNGFNKMVSDPNFSPDELTAISTGYAKLLAEGGALVSDLKNIVTKGNGLSLSDKERMDAIDQIYNKMLEYRNLTKYYTRKSISVSYIRAKEKNDMKRVLALYGSPSERYW
- a CDS encoding TraG family conjugative transposon ATPase, whose translation is MLSLLKTVRKFFGEAIVVTQEVDDIIASPIVKESIINNSDCKILLDQRKYMNKFDSIQALLGLTDKEKSQILSINMSNVPSRKYKEVWFGLGGVQSAVYATEVSLEEYYTYTTEESEKLEVLRLTEQLDGNMELAIKQMAERERQGRESL
- a CDS encoding IS5 family transposase, with the translated sequence MAYQSKNTDEHVTFADALLSKRYRKAQNDFLNQVDRLIDWCPIRTLINKKYTKRQNAIGAPAYDVILLFKMLLLETWYNLSDCALEERINDSITFSRFLGLKMEEVSPDHSTISRFRSALTELGLMDKLLAQFNKQLSRHHISVREGVLVDASLVETPHKPNGSITIEVADDRQDNRSEAEKEAEEDYQKQVVRRRKGTDEEARWVYKQKRYHYGYKKHCPANVQGIVQKVITTAANRSDTKEFIPLLQGANIPQGTAVLADKGYACGENRSYLQTHHLQDGIMHKAQRNRALTEEEKQGNKAIGPIRSTIERTFGSIRRWFHGGRCRYRGLAKTHTQNILESIAFNLYRTPGIIMSSSVG
- a CDS encoding DNA methylase, which produces MQVAPQGGIYNYFHSLLPPLSLAPFMPRTPLPSISLFFKGLKTSVRRKKTPMYSFPD
- a CDS encoding ferritin; translation: MKISENVTKAINDQIKAEMWSSNLYLSMSVHFAQVGYNGFAHWLKKQSLEEMEHAYDMMDYLLKRGGEVKIEAIDAVPQKFGSVLEVFQQVYEHECKVTEMIEAVVRAASEAGDMASQDFFWKYIREQVEEEATAAEIVETIRLSQEQNLIFIDHQLARR